A genomic segment from Glycine soja cultivar W05 chromosome 18, ASM419377v2, whole genome shotgun sequence encodes:
- the LOC114397191 gene encoding F-box/kelch-repeat protein At3g23880-like, with product MRSEKKPWSPLLCDELIKEILSRLPVKPLIQFKCVCKGWNSLMSDPYFIKLHLSKSAAKDDLEHLQLMKNVCLGSIPEIHMESCDVSSLFHSPQIETFLFNFANMPGYHLVGSCNGLHCGVSEIPEGYRVCFWNKATRVISRESPTLSFSPGIGRRTMFGFGYDPSSDKYKIVAIALTMLSLDVSQKTEMKVYSAGDSSWRNLKGFPVLWTLPKVGGVYLSGTLNWVVIKGKETIHSEIVHPPLPINCLLESLFGGLESENTCSRFWALADKYSRLFNNSCNPNALVAEMGYWVPSQTNNVIFRGANGNWEAVLCGRMGSGKT from the exons ATGCGATCAGAGAAGAAACCATGGTCGCCACTCCTCTGTGACGAACTCATCAAGGAAATCTTGTCTCGTCTTCCCGTGAAACCTTTGATCCAATTCAAGTGTGTGTGCAAAGGATGGAACTCCCTGATGTCAGATCCCTATTTCATCAAATTGCACCTTAGCAAATCTGCTGCGAAGGACGATTTGGAACACCTTCAACTGATGAAAAATGTCTGCCTCGGATCCATCCCTGAAATCCACATGGAATCGTGTGATGTAAGTTCGTTATTCCATTCCCCACAAATTGAAACgttcttgttcaatttcgcAAACATGCCAGGTTACCATCTGGTCGGTTCATGTAATGGGTTGCACTGTGGGGTTAGCGAAATACCAGAAGGATACCGTGTTTGTTTTTGGAACAAGGCGACAAGGGTGATATCCAGAGAATCGCCAACGCTGTCTTTTTCCCCGGGCATTGGTCGTAGAACAATGTTTGGGTTTGGCTATGATCCGTCAAGTGACAAATACAAGATTGTAGCAATTGCATTGACTATGCTTTCACTTGACGTATCTCAAAAGACTGAGATGAAAGTTTATAGCGCAGGTGACAGTAGTTGGAGAAACCTTAAAGGTTTTCCTGTTCTTTGGACTTTACCTAAAGTTGGTGGAGTGTATCTGAGTGGAACCCTTAATTGGGTTGTTATTAAGGGAAAAGAAACCATTCATTCTGAAATC GTTCATCCGCCACTACCAATCAATTGCTTGCTTGAATCGCTGTTTGGAGGTTTGGAGAGCGAGAACACCTGTTCACG TTTTTGGGCTTTGGCTGACAAGTATAGCAGGTTATTCAACAATTCTTGTAATCCGAATGCCCTGGTGGCTGAAATGGGATATTGG GTACCCTCCCAAACAAACAATGTTATTTTTAGAGGGGCCAATGGGAATTGGGAAGCTGTGTTGTGTGGCCGCATGGGATCTGGCAAAACATAG